One window from the genome of Syntrophales bacterium encodes:
- a CDS encoding pyruvate formate lyase family protein, with translation MTTETTSDCRVNHELLKAIDSLPLNERLKELKGKYLNTTPRLASERGTYYAQSWRQTEGQPIQLRIGRAVKNVLENIPVPIFENELVVGSLTRFFRGSYAMINYDSGLILDLLATSKNGEITMGGLNVIGKLDETDKQALIENSIYFQGKTNRDIEEQVCRTLWGSWHDDVTESRGQAPYHYAPPGYGITYYDKVFAMGLRGIMAEVQEKLDHAAQLGVEDPEQVWFWQSVLIISEGLIKFAGRYAENARSLAGKESDPARRAELEEIATACSNVPENPPRNLHEAVQTLSFIELAKVIENGRIGDFCGRLDQCLYPYFKRDIEDGSITIEKAADLVGGLITLIGRREQCAQVLMREAVQTNKISNITLAGLTRDGKDASNELTYLFLHMVGLLKYAEPHFSFIWHKGISRWAMMKAIETNRRTGAGHPQFLNGDTTTEYFVKRGVPVEDARDHAYLGCSYAHPKNQGYHCKAISYINLALLLDQTLHNGVAPMSGKKIGLETGDPRNFKTFEELFAALEKQVAFTLKRFIHRNHIAHRTELRTWRVPLHSTFATGCIDNGYDIMMGGQFADPADHPVWDVIDRGYVSAADALTAIKKLVYDDKKLTMGKLLEALDANFEGERGEEIRNMCLTAPKYGNDIDEADNMVRDLGKIIPRLLESEKTPFGSKYTILRQGLTWHYYGGKGVGALANGRKAGEPLADASLSPTQGADTNGPTAVCNSALKADFSDARTAVLNQKFPLALFKNSGFAEKLVDFTETFMGNGGMHIQYNILDAETLSKAKDHPEQYKDLIVRVAGYSAYFVLLAPEVQDEIIARTEQTF, from the coding sequence ATGACAACCGAAACAACCTCAGACTGTAGGGTCAATCATGAATTATTGAAAGCGATCGATAGTCTGCCGCTAAACGAGCGCCTAAAGGAATTAAAGGGAAAATATCTAAATACCACCCCCAGACTTGCCAGCGAACGGGGTACATATTATGCACAGTCATGGCGGCAAACAGAGGGGCAACCCATTCAATTGCGGATTGGCAGAGCAGTAAAAAATGTGCTCGAAAACATACCCGTACCCATATTCGAAAATGAACTGGTGGTGGGCAGTCTCACCCGGTTTTTTCGCGGTTCTTACGCCATGATTAATTATGATTCAGGCTTAATCCTTGATCTATTGGCAACGTCGAAAAACGGGGAGATTACCATGGGTGGCCTGAATGTCATCGGCAAACTGGATGAAACGGATAAGCAGGCGCTGATAGAAAATAGTATCTACTTCCAAGGCAAGACCAATCGAGATATTGAAGAGCAGGTCTGCAGAACGCTTTGGGGAAGCTGGCATGATGACGTTACTGAATCCAGGGGGCAAGCACCTTATCATTATGCTCCCCCGGGTTATGGTATCACGTACTACGATAAGGTCTTCGCCATGGGCCTGCGGGGGATTATGGCAGAAGTCCAGGAAAAACTGGATCATGCTGCGCAGTTAGGTGTGGAAGACCCTGAACAGGTATGGTTCTGGCAATCGGTACTCATTATTTCAGAGGGACTGATAAAATTCGCCGGGCGATATGCGGAAAATGCTCGTAGTCTCGCCGGCAAGGAGAGCGATCCGGCAAGGAGAGCAGAGCTGGAAGAGATTGCCACAGCGTGTTCCAACGTCCCGGAAAACCCACCGCGTAATCTGCACGAAGCGGTTCAGACATTATCCTTTATCGAACTCGCCAAGGTCATTGAAAACGGGCGCATCGGAGACTTCTGTGGCAGGCTTGACCAGTGTTTGTATCCCTATTTTAAAAGAGACATTGAAGATGGCAGCATAACCATAGAAAAAGCTGCCGACCTTGTTGGAGGGCTGATTACTCTTATTGGCCGGAGAGAACAGTGTGCACAGGTATTAATGCGTGAGGCGGTACAGACAAACAAAATTTCTAATATCACACTGGCCGGCCTGACTAGAGACGGCAAAGATGCCAGCAATGAACTGACCTACCTGTTCCTCCACATGGTAGGACTGCTGAAGTATGCGGAGCCTCACTTCTCTTTTATCTGGCATAAGGGCATATCCCGCTGGGCAATGATGAAGGCCATCGAGACCAACCGGAGAACGGGCGCCGGTCATCCCCAGTTTCTCAATGGCGACACCACTACGGAATACTTTGTGAAGAGGGGCGTTCCTGTTGAAGATGCCAGAGACCACGCTTATTTAGGATGCTCATACGCCCACCCTAAGAATCAGGGATACCACTGTAAAGCAATATCTTACATAAACCTGGCGCTGCTTCTCGATCAAACCCTTCATAATGGCGTGGCCCCGATGAGCGGGAAAAAGATTGGCCTTGAAACCGGCGACCCCCGAAATTTCAAGACCTTTGAAGAGTTGTTTGCAGCCCTTGAAAAGCAGGTGGCGTTTACATTGAAACGCTTCATACACCGTAACCATATCGCCCACCGGACAGAGCTAAGAACATGGCGTGTTCCCCTTCACTCGACTTTCGCCACCGGTTGTATCGATAATGGCTATGACATCATGATGGGCGGTCAATTTGCCGACCCCGCAGACCATCCTGTGTGGGATGTTATAGACCGCGGGTATGTTTCGGCTGCCGACGCACTCACAGCCATCAAGAAGCTGGTGTATGATGACAAGAAATTAACAATGGGAAAACTCCTCGAGGCACTGGACGCCAACTTTGAAGGTGAGCGGGGTGAAGAAATACGGAACATGTGTCTCACGGCTCCAAAGTATGGCAATGACATTGATGAAGCTGACAACATGGTTCGTGATCTGGGCAAAATAATTCCCAGACTGCTCGAATCGGAAAAGACCCCCTTTGGCTCAAAATATACCATACTCCGGCAGGGATTAACCTGGCATTATTATGGCGGCAAGGGGGTGGGGGCGCTGGCCAACGGTCGAAAGGCAGGAGAGCCATTGGCTGATGCCTCTTTGTCTCCAACACAGGGGGCGGATACAAATGGACCGACTGCGGTCTGTAATTCGGCACTCAAAGCGGATTTTAGCGATGCCCGAACAGCGGTCCTCAATCAAAAATTTCCCCTCGCACTATTTAAGAACAGTGGGTTTGCTGAAAAGCTGGTTGATTTCACAGAGACGTTCATGGGCAACGGTGGCATGCATATTCAATACAACATATTGGATGCCGAGACATTGAGCAAGGCGAAGGATCATCCTGAACAATACAAAGACCTGATCGTACGAGTGGCCGGGTACAGTGCTTACTTTGTCCTTCTGGCACCTGAAGTTCAGGACGAGATAATTGCCCGGACGGAACAGACATTTTAG
- a CDS encoding corrinoid protein — protein sequence MGKNELLEKIAFNVIQGRLEAEDEGFDEGLEGKPAVTELVKEAIEQELDPKIIVLKGLTEAMEVVGKKFEGEDYLIPDMLASAECVGTAMDLLSDHLAGAGVEGKGKFIIATVAGDLHDIGKNIVAIMLKGAGYEVIDLGTNVPTEQIVEEVKKHQAPYLGLSALLTTTMRVMGEVIEKLTEEGIRSKVKVLIGGAPTSQEFSDQIGADAYCKDAFQSIDVLKALAS from the coding sequence ATGGGGAAAAATGAACTCTTAGAAAAGATCGCATTCAATGTAATACAGGGCCGGCTTGAGGCTGAAGATGAGGGCTTCGATGAGGGCTTAGAGGGTAAGCCCGCAGTTACCGAACTTGTGAAAGAAGCTATTGAGCAAGAATTAGATCCAAAGATCATTGTACTAAAGGGCCTTACAGAGGCCATGGAGGTAGTAGGGAAAAAATTTGAGGGGGAAGATTATCTGATACCCGATATGCTTGCATCGGCCGAGTGCGTTGGTACCGCTATGGACCTCCTGAGCGATCATCTCGCGGGAGCCGGCGTTGAAGGTAAGGGTAAATTTATTATAGCAACTGTTGCCGGAGACCTCCATGACATTGGGAAAAACATTGTTGCTATCATGCTCAAAGGCGCAGGGTACGAGGTCATCGACCTGGGTACGAATGTCCCCACCGAGCAGATCGTGGAGGAGGTAAAAAAACATCAGGCACCTTACCTGGGACTTTCGGCACTTCTTACCACCACCATGCGTGTGATGGGAGAGGTTATCGAAAAGCTCACGGAGGAAGGAATCAGAAGTAAGGTGAAGGTGCTTATCGGTGGTGCACCCACATCCCAGGAATTCTCAGATCAGATAGGTGCAGATGCCTATTGCAAGGATGCATTCCAGAGTATCGATGTTTTGAAGGCTCTCGCTTCTTAA
- a CDS encoding glycyl-radical enzyme activating protein, with protein MQEGKSGIIFNIQKFSVHDGPGIRTTVFMKGCSLYCLWCANAESISPKLELGIIRKLCNRCGKCIEACPGKVISCNTDNVIKIDRDGCTACGECVNVCYPGALTIYGRQAAIDDIFKEICRDESFFESSGGGVTVSGGEPLRQADFVAALFEKCREADIHTCLDTSGYAPSEKLKEVLCVTDYVLFDIKHMDPVIHRRLTGQPNELILKNAKIVATSGVELLCRIPLIAGINDTMSNITETAQFIKSLGTDIAVELLPYHRLGAGKYQTLDKQYPGRSFATPLPEQVKLVKQKFEQFNVPCIVGG; from the coding sequence ATGCAAGAGGGTAAATCCGGGATAATTTTCAATATTCAAAAATTCTCAGTGCACGATGGCCCGGGCATAAGAACCACCGTTTTTATGAAAGGGTGCTCCCTGTATTGTCTTTGGTGCGCCAATGCTGAATCCATCAGTCCCAAGTTGGAACTGGGGATAATCAGAAAGCTCTGCAATCGCTGCGGGAAATGCATTGAAGCCTGCCCGGGAAAGGTCATAAGCTGCAACACCGATAACGTTATTAAAATAGACCGGGATGGCTGTACAGCCTGTGGTGAATGCGTAAACGTCTGTTACCCGGGGGCGCTTACCATATATGGGAGGCAAGCGGCCATAGACGACATCTTCAAAGAGATTTGCCGAGATGAATCATTTTTCGAAAGTAGCGGGGGAGGGGTAACCGTTTCCGGGGGTGAACCGCTTCGTCAGGCCGACTTCGTTGCCGCCTTATTTGAGAAATGCCGTGAAGCCGATATACATACCTGCCTTGATACGAGCGGCTATGCCCCTTCAGAAAAGCTGAAAGAGGTATTGTGTGTTACAGACTATGTCCTGTTTGATATCAAACACATGGATCCGGTGATTCATCGCCGGCTCACCGGCCAGCCGAACGAGCTTATCTTAAAGAACGCTAAGATTGTAGCGACAAGCGGGGTAGAGCTGCTTTGCCGCATACCATTGATTGCAGGTATAAATGACACGATGTCCAACATAACAGAGACAGCCCAATTTATTAAATCCCTGGGTACAGACATAGCAGTTGAGCTTCTGCCCTATCATCGGCTGGGAGCAGGGAAATACCAGACGCTGGACAAACAGTATCCAGGTAGATCCTTTGCCACTCCGTTACCGGAACAGGTGAAATTGGTAAAGCAAAAATTCGAACAATTCAATGTACCGTGTATCGTCGGTGGTTAG